A portion of the Clostridium gelidum genome contains these proteins:
- a CDS encoding adenosylcobinamide-GDP ribazoletransferase produces MKKLYKGFIMALSMFTVLPTPYIEWDDDGVKNMMKFYPTIGLIVGIIWSVIYYLINILNVSIVLKSVIIMIVPFCITGMLHLDGFMDVCDAILSRRDKEEKLRILKDSTIGAFAVVSLLILFFLQFGGMYSVLEKNIPFYIIILIPIVSRSVVAYFLLSRTTIKESTLGTYFKKGTNIQDKIIMIVSIIVMIIISFILLRFYGIVLVLLITLGITWAVEKCKKEFGGISGDVAGFALVVGEVIGILTLGIML; encoded by the coding sequence ATGAAGAAACTATACAAAGGATTTATAATGGCACTAAGTATGTTTACAGTACTTCCAACACCATATATTGAATGGGATGATGATGGTGTTAAAAATATGATGAAATTTTATCCCACCATAGGGCTGATAGTTGGGATTATATGGAGTGTAATATATTATTTAATTAATATTTTAAATGTTTCAATTGTTTTAAAAAGTGTAATAATTATGATAGTACCATTTTGTATTACAGGAATGCTACATTTAGATGGTTTTATGGATGTTTGTGATGCAATTCTCTCAAGAAGAGATAAAGAAGAAAAACTTAGAATATTAAAAGATTCTACAATAGGAGCATTTGCAGTAGTATCATTATTAATTTTATTTTTTTTGCAATTTGGAGGGATGTATTCTGTTTTAGAAAAAAATATTCCATTTTATATAATTATATTAATTCCAATAGTAAGTAGAAGTGTTGTAGCATATTTTCTATTAAGTAGAACAACAATAAAAGAAAGCACTCTTGGAACTTATTTTAAAAAAGGAACTAATATTCAAGATAAAATAATTATGATAGTTTCAATAATAGTAATGATTATAATTTCCTTTATTTTGTTACGATTTTATGGGATAGTGTTAGTTTTATTAATAACACTGGGTATTACATGGGCAGTAGAAAAATGCAAAAAGGAATTTGGTGGGATATCAGGTGATGTAGCTGGATTTGCTTTAGTTGTAGGTGAGGTAATAGGAATATTAACTTTGGGAATAATGTTATAG
- a CDS encoding pentapeptide repeat-containing protein codes for MSYCNLQADCEKCFGLCCVALYFSATEGFPVNKDAGKPCINLQDDFRCSVHNNLKKKGLKGCIAYDCIGAGQRVSQVTYGGHDWKQNPESAKQMFDVFIIMRQLHEMLWYLEEALTLKSEHNMKDKLNVMINEIEHLTLLSADSLIELDLGARRVGVNTLLLHTSELVRKKVKSNQMNSLKGKKTLGSGLDLMGSDLRKKDLRGANLSGAYLIAADLRGVDLSFADFIGADLRDANLSGANLTNSIFLTQGQINTAKGDINTKLPKKLTKPMYWQK; via the coding sequence ATGAGTTACTGTAATCTACAAGCTGATTGCGAAAAATGTTTTGGATTGTGTTGTGTTGCCCTGTACTTTTCAGCTACGGAAGGATTTCCGGTTAATAAAGATGCTGGGAAGCCTTGCATTAATCTACAAGATGATTTTCGCTGTAGTGTTCATAATAACCTTAAGAAGAAAGGGCTAAAGGGTTGCATTGCTTATGACTGCATTGGTGCAGGGCAAAGGGTTTCTCAAGTTACTTATGGTGGACATGATTGGAAGCAAAATCCAGAATCTGCAAAGCAAATGTTTGATGTGTTCATTATTATGAGGCAACTCCATGAAATGCTTTGGTATTTGGAAGAAGCACTTACACTAAAATCTGAACATAATATGAAAGATAAGCTAAATGTTATGATAAATGAGATAGAGCACCTAACACTTTTAAGTGCAGATTCCCTTATAGAATTAGATTTGGGAGCAAGGCGAGTAGGTGTTAATACTTTACTTTTACATACTAGTGAACTTGTGCGAAAAAAAGTTAAAAGTAATCAGATGAATTCTTTAAAGGGTAAGAAGACTCTTGGTAGCGGATTGGATCTTATGGGTTCAGATCTTAGAAAAAAAGATCTTAGAGGTGCAAATTTGAGCGGAGCCTATCTTATTGCAGCTGACTTAAGGGGTGTTGATTTGAGCTTTGCAGATTTTATCGGGGCTGATTTGCGAGATGCAAATTTAAGCGGAGCAAATCTAACCAATAGTATTTTTCTAACTCAAGGTCAAATTAATACAGCTAAGGGTGATATTAATACAAAACTACCAAAGAAGCTTACTAAGCCAATGTATTGGCAAAAATGA
- a CDS encoding cob(I)yrinic acid a,c-diamide adenosyltransferase: protein MELGLIHIYCGDGKGKTTAAMGLGMRAAGRGKKVLLTQFLKDNETGELNSIEKLGVNFEVFKGTPVMKFFKFMSPEEQMEIKKEHEERFSKVTEKAIDENVDLLILDEIIASINLELVPLNKVIVFLQNRPKGLEVVLTGRNPHEKLVEIADYVSEIRAVKHPYEKGINSRIGVEK from the coding sequence ATGGAACTAGGACTTATTCATATATATTGTGGGGATGGAAAGGGAAAAACTACAGCGGCTATGGGACTTGGAATGAGAGCAGCAGGTAGAGGTAAGAAAGTTTTATTAACTCAATTTTTAAAGGATAATGAAACTGGTGAATTAAATTCTATTGAAAAACTTGGAGTAAACTTTGAAGTTTTTAAAGGAACTCCAGTAATGAAGTTTTTTAAATTTATGAGCCCAGAAGAACAAATGGAAATTAAAAAAGAACATGAAGAGAGATTTAGTAAAGTTACTGAAAAAGCTATAGATGAAAATGTTGATTTGCTTATATTAGATGAAATAATTGCATCAATTAATTTGGAGTTAGTGCCTTTAAATAAAGTAATAGTGTTTCTTCAAAATAGACCAAAGGGGCTAGAAGTAGTTTTAACAGGAAGAAATCCTCATGAAAAGTTAGTTGAAATTGCAGATTATGTTTCTGAAATTAGGGCTGTGAAACATCCATATGAAAAAGGCATAAATTCAAGAATAGGTGTAGAAAAGTAA
- a CDS encoding NUDIX hydrolase: MNKDEMLSFYDDELNELGITLRSEIHSKGFLHKVVHCWIIAEECNEKWIYFQQRSYDKKDFPGLYDIAAAGHVDVGEEAEVAVIRETKEEIGIEIDSKKLRFVGSIREKMYLDNFDNNEICEVYLYPMENPKFELGHEVEKMVKISFGEFKKWIIEGSENIVAFSMDSKAKFILKSEEFCAHKKEYLELVIDFMGKMKLIK; this comes from the coding sequence ATGAATAAGGATGAAATGTTATCATTTTATGATGATGAATTAAATGAACTGGGCATAACCTTGCGCTCAGAAATCCATTCTAAAGGCTTTCTTCATAAAGTGGTGCATTGTTGGATAATAGCTGAAGAATGTAATGAAAAGTGGATTTACTTTCAGCAGAGATCTTATGACAAAAAAGATTTTCCGGGACTATATGATATAGCAGCAGCTGGTCATGTAGATGTAGGAGAAGAGGCGGAAGTAGCAGTTATAAGAGAAACTAAAGAAGAAATAGGTATAGAAATTGATTCAAAAAAACTAAGATTTGTAGGCAGTATTAGAGAAAAGATGTATTTAGATAATTTTGATAATAATGAAATATGTGAAGTATATTTGTATCCTATGGAAAATCCTAAATTTGAGCTTGGTCATGAAGTAGAAAAAATGGTAAAGATATCATTTGGTGAATTTAAAAAATGGATAATAGAAGGCTCAGAAAATATAGTGGCTTTCTCAATGGACAGTAAAGCTAAATTTATTCTAAAATCAGAAGAATTTTGTGCTCATAAAAAAGAATATTTAGAATTAGTAATAGATTTTATGGGTAAAATGAAATTGATAAAATAA
- the cobT gene encoding nicotinate-nucleotide--dimethylbenzimidazole phosphoribosyltransferase has product MNTDLKELNGIINAIEEVNKEIIIEADKRMTSLAKPLKSLGKLEEMAIKLSGITGKVKNKINKRMVIIMSSDNGVVEEGVASAPQSVTVAQTINFTKGLTGVAVLAKANNTELMVVDVGINCDFNHPDVINKKIRKSTCNMAKGPSMSYEEAVRAMLIGIECVKNAKDSGYEILGVGEMGIGNTSTSSAVLSALTDIKVEDVVGRGGGITDEMFEWKKEVVKKALEINKPIKDNPIDVVSKVGGFDIAAMAGIFLGAAYFKIPVVIDGFISVVAALIAFRLNPKTRDYMFTSHGSRELGFNVAMEELGLSPILNLDMALGEGSGCPLAFSIIDSACAIMNNMATFEEAEINDSYLDELKEMDKL; this is encoded by the coding sequence ATGAATACTGATTTGAAGGAATTAAATGGTATTATAAATGCAATTGAAGAGGTAAATAAAGAAATAATAATAGAAGCAGATAAAAGAATGACTTCCCTTGCAAAACCATTAAAGAGTTTAGGTAAATTAGAAGAAATGGCTATAAAACTTTCTGGGATTACAGGTAAGGTAAAGAACAAGATTAATAAGAGAATGGTTATAATAATGTCTTCAGATAATGGGGTTGTTGAAGAAGGCGTTGCATCAGCACCACAATCTGTAACAGTAGCTCAAACTATAAATTTTACTAAAGGGCTAACCGGTGTTGCAGTTCTTGCAAAAGCAAATAATACAGAGCTTATGGTTGTTGATGTAGGAATTAACTGTGATTTTAATCATCCAGATGTAATAAACAAGAAGATAAGAAAATCTACTTGTAATATGGCTAAAGGACCTTCTATGAGTTATGAAGAAGCTGTGCGTGCAATGTTAATTGGAATTGAATGCGTCAAAAATGCAAAAGATTCAGGATATGAAATTCTTGGTGTTGGAGAAATGGGTATAGGAAATACTTCAACAAGTAGTGCAGTTTTGTCAGCTTTAACAGATATTAAAGTGGAAGATGTAGTAGGACGAGGCGGCGGAATTACAGATGAAATGTTTGAATGGAAAAAAGAGGTTGTTAAGAAAGCCTTAGAAATAAATAAACCAATTAAAGATAATCCAATAGATGTAGTTTCTAAAGTTGGAGGATTTGATATTGCAGCTATGGCAGGAATATTTTTAGGGGCAGCGTATTTTAAAATTCCAGTTGTTATAGATGGATTTATATCAGTAGTTGCTGCACTTATAGCTTTTAGATTAAATCCCAAAACTAGAGATTATATGTTTACGTCTCATGGTTCAAGAGAATTAGGATTTAATGTGGCAATGGAAGAACTTGGCTTAAGTCCAATATTAAATTTGGATATGGCCCTTGGAGAAGGAAGTGGATGTCCATTAGCTTTTTCAATAATTGATTCAGCTTGCGCTATTATGAATAACATGGCAACCTTTGAAGAAGCTGAAATTAATGATAGTTATTTAGATGAATTAAAAGAAATGGATAAGCTATAG
- a CDS encoding transcriptional regulator, with translation MSAKEKVLEVMKEAGKPVSAGEVEKLSGLERKEVDNAFKELKKESAIVSPVRFKWEPAK, from the coding sequence ATGAGTGCTAAAGAAAAAGTATTGGAAGTTATGAAAGAAGCAGGGAAGCCTGTAAGTGCTGGTGAAGTTGAAAAGTTATCTGGCTTAGAACGTAAGGAAGTTGATAATGCGTTTAAAGAATTAAAAAAAGAAAGTGCTATTGTGTCACCAGTTCGTTTTAAATGGGAGCCAGCAAAATAA
- a CDS encoding glycoside hydrolase family 73 protein produces MAKRKRKKNFMKTIIKIIALCFALFIGLGFYISYTEKYKNINMKELDTKIYIQAADKESTGKLQVNWQYMAAIDGVRYKNDFSKVTDRSVNDLATMFLEKNSTSTKIKNNPYKLVDLDVVLNKLDFDEKQKEKVNNYIENLKYTGFTKISLNDPSKQQFIQDLYTEAADVYDKYGVLPSITISQAILESGWGKSDLSTKAKNLFGIKADTSWKGKKINMNTSEYYNKKIVDNFRVYNSNKESVKDYGEFLKNNKRYKQSGVFQAVHYLDQAMALEKAGYSTVENEKGEEIYSDLLIEIIQEQNLQLLDYECEINYFKSSK; encoded by the coding sequence ATGGCCAAAAGAAAAAGAAAAAAGAATTTTATGAAAACTATTATAAAGATTATAGCTTTATGCTTTGCTTTGTTTATTGGATTAGGATTTTACATAAGTTATACAGAAAAATATAAAAATATCAATATGAAAGAATTAGATACAAAGATTTATATACAAGCTGCAGATAAAGAAAGCACTGGAAAACTTCAAGTTAATTGGCAGTACATGGCTGCAATTGATGGGGTCAGATATAAGAATGATTTTTCTAAGGTTACTGATAGAAGTGTGAATGACTTGGCTACGATGTTTTTAGAAAAAAATAGTACAAGCACTAAAATTAAAAACAATCCATATAAGCTTGTAGATTTAGATGTGGTGTTAAATAAATTAGATTTTGATGAAAAGCAAAAAGAAAAAGTTAATAATTACATAGAAAATTTAAAATATACAGGGTTTACGAAAATTAGTTTAAATGATCCTTCAAAACAGCAATTTATTCAAGACTTATATACTGAAGCTGCTGACGTTTATGATAAGTATGGAGTTCTTCCGTCTATAACTATTTCTCAAGCTATATTAGAAAGTGGATGGGGTAAATCCGATTTAAGCACAAAAGCAAAGAATTTATTTGGAATAAAAGCAGATACTAGTTGGAAGGGTAAAAAAATTAATATGAATACCTCGGAATACTATAATAAAAAAATTGTAGATAACTTCAGGGTATATAATAGTAATAAAGAATCTGTAAAGGATTATGGAGAATTTCTTAAAAATAATAAGAGATATAAACAAAGTGGAGTATTTCAAGCTGTGCATTATTTAGATCAAGCAATGGCACTTGAAAAAGCAGGGTATAGTACTGTAGAAAATGAAAAAGGAGAAGAAATTTATTCTGACTTATTAATTGAGATTATTCAAGAGCAAAATCTTCAGCTTTTAGATTATGAGTGTGAGATAAATTACTTTAAATCGAGCAAATAG
- a CDS encoding bifunctional adenosylcobinamide kinase/adenosylcobinamide-phosphate guanylyltransferase, with translation MKYLIIGGSKSGKSEAAEKIALTLNQDKVIYIATMKPYDKEDEERIKKHIQNRVDLNFITLEVQRNLHEIVNSINYNDTILIDSITSLLTNEMFIGNGIIKNPSVNILNGLKQIMLKAKNTVIVSDYIFNDAIKYDEVSETFKKELAIINKELAKSCDNVIECSFSNIRYIKYEEKTIL, from the coding sequence ATGAAGTATTTAATAATTGGAGGCTCTAAAAGTGGTAAATCTGAAGCGGCAGAGAAAATAGCATTAACTTTAAATCAAGATAAGGTCATATATATTGCAACTATGAAACCTTATGATAAAGAAGATGAAGAAAGAATAAAAAAACACATACAAAATAGAGTGGACTTAAATTTTATAACGTTAGAAGTACAAAGAAATCTGCATGAAATAGTAAATAGTATTAATTATAATGATACAATATTAATAGATAGTATTACATCACTTTTGACAAATGAAATGTTTATAGGAAATGGGATTATAAAGAATCCTTCGGTAAATATATTGAATGGACTAAAACAAATTATGTTGAAAGCTAAAAATACTGTTATTGTAAGTGACTATATATTCAATGATGCTATAAAATATGATGAAGTATCTGAAACTTTTAAAAAGGAATTAGCTATTATAAATAAAGAATTAGCAAAGAGTTGTGATAATGTTATAGAATGTAGCTTTAGTAACATAAGATATATTAAATATGAGGAGAAAACTATTTTATGA